In Methanoregula sp., a single window of DNA contains:
- a CDS encoding (5-formylfuran-3-yl)methyl phosphate synthase, with product MFLKIYSREFKSNQVERENMQKLLISVRGPKEAIEAAKGGAHIADVEYPISALGTPYPLNIVAVRNRLNKDGYNKVLISTNIGEKQHDRASTCQAALGVATAGADIIKCGLAELPLQAAIYQGQSLVRTVKFFYPKKKVIPAVFVDKDLKRFFEPFKESHELVTEIKADGILLDTYNKSMGRGLLDSCTLQEIADLVSTFHNSKKEVWIAGSITLKELPELWATGVDVICVRGAACEQKATGRFGEVKAKIVSKLVETML from the coding sequence ATGTTCTTGAAAATATATTCCCGAGAATTTAAAAGTAATCAAGTTGAGAGAGAAAATATGCAAAAATTGCTGATTAGTGTTCGAGGTCCAAAAGAAGCCATCGAAGCTGCAAAGGGTGGTGCTCATATTGCTGATGTCGAATATCCAATATCCGCTCTTGGAACACCATACCCACTAAATATTGTTGCCGTTCGCAATAGGCTAAACAAGGACGGTTACAATAAAGTTCTTATTTCAACGAATATCGGCGAGAAACAACATGATCGTGCTTCAACCTGCCAGGCAGCACTTGGGGTAGCGACAGCAGGAGCAGATATTATCAAATGCGGCTTGGCAGAGTTGCCATTACAAGCTGCAATATATCAGGGACAATCGTTGGTTCGCACGGTGAAATTTTTTTATCCTAAGAAGAAAGTGATCCCTGCGGTTTTTGTAGACAAAGATTTGAAACGATTCTTTGAGCCTTTTAAAGAAAGCCATGAACTTGTTACCGAAATAAAAGCGGATGGGATTCTTTTAGATACTTATAATAAATCGATGGGCAGGGGATTATTGGACTCCTGTACTCTCCAGGAAATCGCAGATTTAGTCTCTACTTTTCACAATTCGAAAAAAGAGGTTTGGATTGCAGGTTCTATTACTCTTAAGGAACTTCCAGAGCTCTGGGCTACTGGGGTTGATGTTATTTGTGTTAGAGGAGCTGCATGTGAACAAAAAGCCACAGGTCGTTTTGGGGAAGTGAAAGCGAAAATCGTTTCTAAACTTGTGGAGACAATGCTATAG